Below is a genomic region from Demequina sp..
GGCAGCAGGGGGTACGGTAGTTCGCGCGGAAACTGCGGCGAATCCCGGCCATTGCCTCATCGGGGGTTGCACGGCGCAAACGTTCGTTGGGGTATTCCACCAAATGCCAAACCCCGCAAAATGAGAGCAGGATGATGATTCCTGAAGAAGTCTTAACGATGCTCGAGCAACTTTCGAATAAGTGCGATCCCGCACCTTGGACCGCGTTTGTCGAGGGAAGGGACGGACTCTCGTTCGCAAGTTTCATCCAGGCGGGCGAAGGAGACAGCCGCGGAGAAGACGTCTACGTCAGGCGGGACAGCGGTCCAGCGAGTGCCGATCTCCTCGACTTCGTCGCGGCCGCAAGAACTTGGCTCCCCGAACTTGTCGCGGAGATTCGACAGGCACGCGGCGCGTGAGTCCACGCCGCGGGCGTCACGTCGCCGAGTGTTCGATGCCCCCAGGGGAGATTGCTGACCGCTCAACCGCGCCGTGAATGAGATCACCTTCCCGACAGGGGATCTGACCCCGGCCTACTGCGCCACCGTCTTGGCCGCACTGGTCTTCCCCAACGGGTAGTAGCCCGACTTGTGCGCGGTGATGGTCACCGTGAGCTTCTTGCCCTTGTCCGCGCTCGCGACCTTGTACGTGTACTTGGTGGCTCCCGAGGGGTCTGTCGGTTTTTCTGTGTAAGTGTCATCGGCTAGTTGGTGGGGTAGAGCCTGTCGCCGTAGGTCAGCAGCGGGACGTTGAGGAATTCTTTCCAGTTTCTGACTTGGCCGGTGGGGTTGGTTCCGCCGGCTTTGAGGTGCTTGTCTTTGGCGATGCACGCCGGGTAGAGGACCTTTGACGTGTCCCCCGTTGGGTGGAGTCCTAGCATCGGGTTGAGGCCCGAGGATTGGAGTCCTGACCCACTTGGCCTGGGCCCCTCAACTTCGCGGCGCAGTTGGACAGACCTGACTGGGAGTTTGACCGCGCCTACTTCGCGACAGTTTTCGCGGCGCTGAGTTTGCCAAGAGGGTAGTAGCCCGACTTGTGCCCAGTGATGGTCACCGTGAGCTTCTTGCCCTTGTCCGCGCTGGTGACCTTGTACGTGTACTTAGTCGCTCCCGAGATCTTCGCCCCATTGCGGTACCACTGATACGTGAACGAGGTCGCCGCCGGCGTCCACGGACCCGTCACGGCCGTGAGCGTCTTGCCCGCCTTCGCTGTGCCGATGATGTAGCTCGTCGGCGGCTTGGAGAACTCAAGGTAGACCGATCTCGCCGCCGAGGTCTTCGAGTCCGTGCCGTACCCGGACTTCTTCGCGGTCACCTTGACGGTGATCTTCTTGCCCTTGTCCGCCGCCGTGACCTTGTAGGTGCTCTTGGTCGCCTTGGAAATGGCCACGCCATCGCGGTACCACTGGTAACTGAGAGCCGGCTTTGGCGACCACGTTCCTGGCTTGGCGGTCAGCGTCTTGCCCGCGCGCGCCGTCCCGGAGATCGTGGGCTTTGGCGCCTTCGCGAAGAACTTGGGCATCGTCACTTGCGCCGAGGTCTTCGAAACGGACGGGTAGTCCGCCTTGGTCGCGGTCACCTTGACGCTGATCTTCTTGGTCGAATCGGACGACGTCAGCTTGTAGGTCTTCTTGGTGGCGCCGGAGATCGCGGTGCCGTTGCGGTACCACTGATATGTGAACGCGTCAGGGGTGGCCTTCCAGGTTCCCACCGCCGCCGTCAGCGTGTTCGCGAGGCCCTTGACGCCCGTGAAAGTGGGCGTTGGCGTGGTCGTGAAGTGCCGGGTGGCGCTGAGTACCACGTCGATTCCCGTGACGGGACCGCTCCCGTTCACCACCACGGGCGTGGCGTCGGCGACCTCATACGCGTCGTTGTAGTACTCCCGGACAAACGCCTCGTGGTACTTGTCGAAGAACAGCACCGTGTAGCTGCCCGGCGGCACCGGATCGGAACTCCAGTTGCCCGTGGCAGGATCCACGCGCACATTGCTGGCCGTGTACCCCGTGCTGGAGAGCGTGATTCTTGTGTTCGCGAGCACCTGCTGGGGGTCCGCGACGCCGGTGAGCGACACGTGGCCAGAGATCGGCTGGCCGGCGGCGAGCGTCACCGCGCCGAGGTCCATGTCGCCGGAGGGCGACGAGAGAGAGGTGGCGTAGGTCTGCGGCACCAGGCCCGGCCCGCCCACGGTTGCCCCGTAGTACGAGACGCGCGGCAGACCCGCGATGGACCACGCCCCCGTGCTTGGGTTCACGGTGGCCGACGGGGCGGTTGAGTAGTACTCAGACGTCAGCTTCACCTTCGCGCCGGCGAGAAGGCCGGGGTCAACCCCGGACGCGAGTTCAACGGTGCCCGAAACGGTGAAGGACGGATACGCGACGAGGTTCCGCGTGAAGCTCACGGATCCAGACGTGGCGGCGAAGCCATACGAGGCAGGCTCGTCGAGGTAAGCGCCATCGAACACGCTCGCGATGTTGGGGTACACCGCGCCGCCGCCCGAGCCGTTGTAGCTCGTCGCGTCCATGCGCAGGGTGTAGGAACCGGGGATCATGCCCACGATGGCGTAGGCGCCGGTGGTGCCGTCCCCCGTGGCGCGGTACTGGACCCCGTAGGGGCCCGTCGCCGTGACCTGTGCCCCCTGCATGTCCGCAGCCGTGAGGGGCGCCACCGGATACAGCGTGCCGCGGAGAATCGCCCCGTAGTCGAGATCGATGTTCTTGCCGGTGGCGCTGGCGCCATCGATCACGATGGGGGAGCGGTCATCCCAGTTGTAGGTGCCGCCGTAGTACTCCGTGACGAGGTTGGGGCCCTCTCCAGTGCCGCCGGGCGGGTACGCGTACGCCTTCAGGGTGTACGTGCCGTTGTCCAGCCCCGCGAACGAGAACGCGCCGTTCGCAGCGTTGGCCTTGACGGTGAAGGTCGTGTCGCCCTGAATGCTGACGTAGATCTGGTCGCGCCACGCTTCGTCGACTCCGGCCGGCAGCGTCACCGCCCCTGAGATGGTGTACGTGTCCGCCGCGGCGGGAGCCGATGCGGCCACCGCCAGCCCCATTGCCATGCCCATCATTGCCAGTGCAGCAGTGACCCGTCGCCCCACAATTCCTCCTCAGCCGCGCGCGGACGCGCCCTCCATGCGCCGTTGGGTTCAGGCTATGGGGCGTGGTTCGCGGTCGACAGGGCCGCGCGCACAGTTGAGACCAGCGTGAGACTGCCCGACGCCGTGGCCCGGTCCGCTACTTGGCGACCGTCTTGGCCGCGCTCGCCTTGGCGACGGTCAGGTACCCGGACTTCTTGCCCGTGACCTTCACCGTGATCTTCTTGCCCTTGTCGCTCTTGGTGAGCTTGTACGTCGACTTGGTTGCGCCCGAGATCTTCGCGCCGTTGCGGTACCACTGGTAGGAGTACGAGGGCGTGGGCTTCCACGTGCCGTGGTGCGCCGAGAGGACGTTGCCGGCCCTGGCGGTGCCCGTGATCGTAGGCGTGGGCGTTGCGCTGAAGACCTTGGGGATGTTGACCGCGGCCGAGGTGCGCGAGGCGCTGGGGCAGCGGTCGGCCGCTGCCGTCACCGTGAGGGTGATGGCGTGCCCGCGGTCCTTGGTCTTGATGACGTAAGTGGCGTTGGTCGCGCCGGCGATCGCTGCGCCGTCGCGCTTCCACTGATACGTGAAGGTGACGGTTGTGGGGCCAGACCAGAATCCCGTTGACGAGCCGAGCGTTCCGCCTGCGGCCAGCGACTTCACCGTGATGACCGGATTGGGCGTGAGGGTGAAGTGCCCGGTGCGGCTCAGCTCGGCATTGACGTTCTTGACCTCTTTGCCTTCCACCACGATGGTGGTGGCCTCCGCGGAGGTGTACACGTCGTCGTAGTACTCGGCAAGCAGTTGGCCGTCGCCGCCGATGACACTTGATGTCCCGAACGACACGGTGTAGGTCCCGTTCGGCAGGTTGTCAATCTTGAACTCACCGTCGCCTTCGGCGACTTCGGAGAGCATGACGGTGCTGGACTCGGCAGTCACCACGATGCCGTCGAGCGTGCTGTCGGTGAGAGCCGGGTCCAGGGTGACTTTTCCCGAAATAGAGCCTTTGTCCGAGTCGGCAGAGGCGGGCTCGGCCAACCCCAAGCCCAACGCCACAATTGACAGTCCTGCCAACCACAGCGCCAGGCGCCCAAAGCGCGGCCGACGCATGCGTTTCCCCTCCATTACGAACTCGACCCAACGCTACCTGTGGGCGCGCGCCAGGGATAGGGGAGCGTCGGGCCGTGTGAAAAACTCCCCACGACCAGGCACGACGCTGTCCCGGTATGGCTATTTTGCGACGGTTTTCGAGGCGCTCGTCTTGGTGACCGTGAGGTAGCCGGTGCGCTTTCCCGTCACCTTCACGGTGATCTTCTTGCCCTTGTCGCTCGAGGTGAGCTTGTAGGTGGACTTGGTCGCGCCCGGGATCGCCTTGCCGTTGCGGTACCACTGGTAGGTCTTCGTGGGCGTGGGGGACCACGTGCCAACCTTCACGGCAATGGTGTGCCCGGACTTGAGTGTGCCGCTGATGGTGGGCGTGGGCGCCTTCGAGAACTCGTAGTAGATCGTCTTCGCTGCTGACGTCATTGGGACGGTCCCGTAGCCGGTCTTCTTGCCTGTGACGACCACCGTTATCTTCTTGCCGCGGTCGCTCGTGGTGAGCTTGTACGTGGACTTGGTGGCCCCCGAGATCTTGGAGCCGCTGCGGTACCACTGGTACGTGAGAGTTGCGCTCGGGGACCAGGTTCCGGCCTTGGCGGTGAGGGTATAGCCGGAGCGCAGAGTGCCGGAGATCGTGGGGGTCGGCGCGGTGGTGAAGAACTTCGGCGTCGTCACTTGTGCGGAGTTCTTGGTGAGCTCCTCGTAGCCAAGCCTCGAGCCGGTCACCTCCACCCAGATCGTTGTGTTCGCGTCTTCGGGGGCAAGCGTGTAGGTGGAGCCGGTCGCGTCAGGAAGGAGGATTCCGTCGCGGTACCACTCGTATGTGAAGGCCGTGGGAGCCGGAATCCAGGTGCCGTTCGCAACGGTGAGCGCTCTGCCAGTGGCGAAGGTGCCGGACAGCGACGGCAGGGTGGTGACCGTGAACGACGCGGGCGCGATCTCGATGCCCGGCGCGGTGGCGGTCGTATCCGCGAAGCCGTTCAGGGATCCCGTGATCTGTACGGAGACAATGTGCCCGGAGTCACCCGCAACCGTGGTGTAGATGCGCGCCGTGGCGCCGGTGATGGGCGTGCCGTCGCGGAGCCACTGGTACTTGAAGAACACTCCCACCGCCCACGTGCCCTCGCGGGCGGTGAGCGACTGGCCCATGACGCTCGAGCCGCTGATGCCTGGGCTGCCCGCGCTCAAGGGCGGCTTGGTTGGCGTCACCGCGTTGGACGACTGGCTCGTCTTGGGGAAATAGAAGGCCCGGTAGCCCATGACCTGCACGGTCAGGGCCTTGCCCACATCCTGAGTGGTGACCGTGTAGGTCTTGGACTGGCCTGGGTTTCCTTCGTCAGTAATGGCGATGCCGTTGCGGTACCACTGGTACTCGAACGTCGCCGGCGTGGGGCTCCAAGCGCCCTCTTCCGCGGTGAGCACGTCGCCCGGCACGGCGCTCGTGGGAATCTGCGGCGTGCCTGCGGAGAGGAAATTGACCCGGGCCTGAACGCCCGTGCTTGCCGTGGTGCCGTCCGCGTAGCCGGGCGTCGAGAAGGTCGCCACCGCCCTCAGGGTGCAGCCGCCGTCGGTCACGCCCGTGACGGTGTGCGTGGGGTCGGTCGCGCCCGGGATGGGGTTGTTGTTGCACGTCCACTGCCACGACACGTCTTGCGGGGTTGGCGTCACGCCGGCGAGAGATGCGCTGAGCGGGGCCTCGCCCTCATTCGCCGTGCCGGTGACCGTGACCACGCCGCCGCTAAATGTGGCCACGATGGGCGTCACCACATTGGACGTCGTCGCGGTGTCGACGTAGCCCGCCCTGTGGGCGGTGACCCGCACCGTGATCGGCTGGCCGATGTCCTCCACCTGCACGGTGTAAGTCTCGCCCACGCCGATCTCGGTTGCGCCGCGGAACCACTGGTAGGTGGTGGTGTCCGAGCAGGCGACCACGTGCCGAGCGTCACGTTCAGGTCGTCGCCGAACTTCGCGGTCATGGGGATGCTTGGGTTGGGCGCAGCCGTGAAGACGCTCGGAACGTGCTTGGCGTCGCTGGTGGTTGACCCGTCCGCGTAGCCCGCCTTCGAGTAGGTGGCAACCGCCGTGATGGCGCAGCCGGCGTCTGCGACGGTGAGCGCATACGTGTTGGTGGTGGCGCCGTCGATCGCGACGTCGTTGCACTGCCACACCCACGTCGTGCTCGTGGGGTCTGGCGCAACGTCCGTGAGCGAGGCGGAGAGCGTCTCGCCGAACGCGGCCGTGCCTGTGATCCAAGCTGTGCCGCCGGTGAACGTTGCCGCGATAGGCGTCACAACATTCGAGGTCACCGTGGTGTCGACATACCCGGCCCGATGAGCGGTGACCTTGACGGTGATGGCCGCGCCAACGTCGTCCGGCTGCAGCGTATAGGTGCTGTCAGAGCCCACCTCTGTGGTGCCGCGGAGCCACTGGTAGGTGAAGTCATCCGCCGCTGGACTCCAGTCGCCCAACGTCACCGAGAGCGTGTCACCGAACCCCGCCGTGGAGGGGATGGTGGGGGTAGGCGTCGCGCCGAAATAGCTGGGAATGTGACTCGCGCTGCTCGTCGCCGTGCCATCCGTGTAGCCCTCCTTGGAGAAGGTGGCTACTGCCGTGATCGAGCAGCCTGCGTCAGCAGAGGTGACCACATACGTGCTCGCCGTAGCGCCGTCGATCGCGACATCGTTGCACTGCCACACCCACGAGGTGGTCGTGGGGTCTGGGGCAACGTCCGTGAGTGAGGCGGAGAGCGTCTCGCCGACCGAAGGGGTGCCTGAGGTCGACGCCGTGCCTCCGGTGAACGTCGCCGCAACAGGCGCCACCGCGTTCGAGGTCACCGTGGTGTCGATGTACCCGTCCTTGTGCGCCGTGACCTTGACAGTGATTGGCTCACCGAGGTCCGCCACCTGGACGGTGTAGGTGCTCTCGGACCCGATCTCCGTGGCGCCGCGGAACCACAGGTAAGAGAAGGTGGTCGGGGTGGGGTCCCACGTGCCAACGGTCACGCCGAGCGTGTCGCCGAACGACGCGGTCGAGGGAATCTCGGGGTCCGGCGACAGGGCGAACGGTACGTCTGGCACGTCCGCAAACGCCAGAGCGGCGTCAATCGAGTCGAGCTGGTCGCCATCGACGACCCCTACTTGGCTCGGGTAGTCCTGCGAAGCGAGGTCGACCTCGACCTGGCCACCCTCCCCGTCGTCGTACGCGCTCACCACGAACGATACGTTGTACGAGCCCGGTAGGAGCTGGGAGAACGAGTACGAGCCGTCGTCGGCGATCGGCGTCGTGCGCGAGGCAGGGCCAGAGACCTGGACCGTCACGCCGCGCCACCACCCGGCATCCGCTTCGTCGAGAGGAGCCGTGACGTGGCCCGCAACGGTGGCGCCGACGCTCGCGTACCCGTCGATCCCGTCAGTGGTGGAGTCCGCCACAACCGTGACAGCCACGGCCAGCGCTACATCGTGGGTGCCGGGGTAGTACACCGTCAGATAATCCGCCGGGCCATCACTTGCGAACGGATTCGGCCCGAACACGACCACGTAGTCGCCCGGAGCGAGGTCGTCGATGAGGTAGTCGCCGTTCTCATCCGGATAGGTCTCAAAGTCCGTGCCGGTGTCGACGCTGTGCGCGGACACCTTGAGGCCGGTCCACCAGTCGCCTACTGCGCCGGCCGGGGCGGTGACCGTTCCGGAGATCGCGCCGTTGCCGTCGGACGCGTGGGCCGGGTCGAACGCCGCCAAGCCAACGAGCACAAGGGCCGCGGTGGTCGCGACAACGATCGCGCGCGCGAGCGCTTTCGGAACGGCAAAGCCGAGACCGGTCAAGGAGACTCCCGGGGAACCCTCAGTTCGTGCCGCGTTTGCGGCCTTTGGTCGGACAGTAACGGTGGCCCGAAAGGGTGTCTACGGAGTGTGACGACCTCCATATTCGTACGCAGGAAGCCAAAATGGGACTTACCGGACATCCAAGGCGACCGCCGTGCGAGCGCGAGGGCAGCGTCGGGCCGTCACTAGAATGCTGGGGTGAGTTCCGAGGCCCAGGCAACTGAAGACCGCAGCGACATCGACCGCTATGACTTCCGCGCGCTCGAGGAGCGGTGGCTCCCCGTGTGGCGTGAGACGCAGCCGTTCAAGTCGGGCCGCGAGGGAGACGCGCGGCCAACCAAGTACGTGCTCGACATGTTCCCGTACCCCTCCGGCGACCTGCACATGGGCCACGCGGAGGCGTACGCGCTCGGCGACGTGATCGCGCGCTACTGGATTCAGCGCGGCTACAACGTGCTTCACCCCATCGGCTGGGACAGCTTTGGCCTGCCCGCGGAGAACGCCGCGATCAAGCGCGGCATCGACCCCGCAGGCTGGACCGAGGACAACATCGCACAGCAGCGTGCCTCGATGGAGCGCTACGCGTGCAGCTTTGATTGGGATCGCGTGCTCGCCACGCACCGCCCCGACTACTACCAGTGGAACCAGTGGCTGTTTACCAGGCTCTTTGAGCGCGGGTTGGCGTACCGCAAGCCGTCGCTTGTGAACTGGTGCCCCAAGGACCAGACCGTGCTCGCAAACGAGCAGGTGGTGAATGGGCTGTGCGAGCGCTGCGACACGCCAGTCACCAAGAAGAAGCTCACGCAGTGGTACTTCAAGGTCACCGACTACGCGGATCGCCTGCTCGACGACCTCGACACCCTGCAGGCCACGTGGCCGTCAAAGGTCATCGCGATGCAGCGCAACTGGATCGGCCGCTCTCGCGGCGCGGACGTCAAGTTCGTGATCGAGGGCCGCGACGAGCCCGTGGACATCTACACCACGCGCCCGGACACGCTGTACGGCGCCACGTTCTTTGTGGTCGCCGCGGACAGTGACCTGGCCGCGGAACTTGCCGCGGAGGCGCCCGACGCTGTTCGGAATGAGTTCGACGCCTACCTTGAGCGCGTCAAGGCTTCCAATGAGATCGAGCGGCTCTCCACCGACCGGCCCAAGACGGGCGTCTTCCTGGAGCGGTTCGCGATCAACCCGGTGAATGGCGAGCGCCTGCCGATCTGGGCGTCGGACTACGTGCTCGCCGACTATGGCCACGGCGCCATCATGGCCGTGCCCGCTCACGACCAGCGCGACCTCGACTTCGCGCTCGCGATGGGGCTGCCGGTGATTCCGGTTGTCGACGTGCGCGGCGAGGACGGCGAGCCGCTTCCCGACCCCGCCGCGAGCGGAATCGCCACGGGCGGCGAAGGGGTGATGATCAACTCCGGCCCGCTCGACGGCCTGCCGAAGTCGGAGGCGATCGCGACGATCATCGCGCGCCTCGAGGCCGACGGCGTTGGCACCTCCGCGGTGAACTTCCGGCTTCGCGACTGGCTCATCTCGCGCCAGCGGTATTGGGGCACGCCGATCCCGATCATCCACTGCGAGGAGCACGGCGAGGTTCCGGTCCCCGATGACCAGTTGCCCGTGCTGCTGCCTCCCACGGAGGGGCTGGACCTGAAGCCGAAGGGCCAGTCGCCGCTCGCCGCGGCGACCGACTGGGTCAACACCACGTGCCCCGTGTGCGGCCGTCCTGCCCTCAGGGACACGGACACGATGGATACGTTCGTGGACTCGTCCTGGTACTTCCTGCGCTACCTGTCGCCGTCCAAGACAGACGGACCGTTTGACCTGCTAGAGGCCAAGAAGTGGGCGCCCGTTGACCAGTACGTGGGCGGGGTGACGCACGCGATCCTGCACCTCCTCTACGCGCGCTTCTTCACCAAGGCGCTGCACGACATGGGGCTCGTCGACTTCGAGGAGCCGTTCGCCGCGCTGCTGAACCAGGGCATGGTGGGCATGAACGGCTCTGCGATGTCCAAGAGCCGCGGCAACCTGGTGCGCCTGAGCG
It encodes:
- a CDS encoding carboxypeptidase-like regulatory domain-containing protein, translating into MTGLGFAVPKALARAIVVATTAALVLVGLAAFDPAHASDGNGAISGTVTAPAGAVGDWWTGLKVSAHSVDTGTDFETYPDENGDYLIDDLAPGDYVVVFGPNPFASDGPADYLTVYYPGTHDVALAVAVTVVADSTTDGIDGYASVGATVAGHVTAPLDEADAGWWRGVTVQVSGPASRTTPIADDGSYSFSQLLPGSYNVSFVVSAYDDGEGGQVEVDLASQDYPSQVGVVDGDQLDSIDAALAFADVPDVPFALSPDPEIPSTASFGDTLGVTVGTWDPTPTTFSYLWFRGATEIGSESTYTVQVADLGEPITVKVTAHKDGYIDTTVTSNAVAPVAATFTGGTASTSGTPSVGETLSASLTDVAPDPTTTSWVWQCNDVAIDGATASTYVVTSADAGCSITAVATFSKEGYTDGTATSSASHIPSYFGATPTPTIPSTAGFGDTLSVTLGDWSPAADDFTYQWLRGTTEVGSDSTYTLQPDDVGAAITVKVTAHRAGYVDTTVTSNVVTPIAATFTGGTAWITGTAAFGETLSASLTDVAPDPTSTTWVWQCNDVAIDGATTNTYALTVADAGCAITAVATYSKAGYADGSTTSDAKHVPSVFTAAPNPSIPMTAKFGDDLNVTLGTWSPARTPPPTSGSAAQPRSAWARLTPCRWRTSASRSRCGSPPTGRATSTPRRRPMW
- the leuS gene encoding leucine--tRNA ligase codes for the protein MSSEAQATEDRSDIDRYDFRALEERWLPVWRETQPFKSGREGDARPTKYVLDMFPYPSGDLHMGHAEAYALGDVIARYWIQRGYNVLHPIGWDSFGLPAENAAIKRGIDPAGWTEDNIAQQRASMERYACSFDWDRVLATHRPDYYQWNQWLFTRLFERGLAYRKPSLVNWCPKDQTVLANEQVVNGLCERCDTPVTKKKLTQWYFKVTDYADRLLDDLDTLQATWPSKVIAMQRNWIGRSRGADVKFVIEGRDEPVDIYTTRPDTLYGATFFVVAADSDLAAELAAEAPDAVRNEFDAYLERVKASNEIERLSTDRPKTGVFLERFAINPVNGERLPIWASDYVLADYGHGAIMAVPAHDQRDLDFALAMGLPVIPVVDVRGEDGEPLPDPAASGIATGGEGVMINSGPLDGLPKSEAIATIIARLEADGVGTSAVNFRLRDWLISRQRYWGTPIPIIHCEEHGEVPVPDDQLPVLLPPTEGLDLKPKGQSPLAAATDWVNTTCPVCGRPALRDTDTMDTFVDSSWYFLRYLSPSKTDGPFDLLEAKKWAPVDQYVGGVTHAILHLLYARFFTKALHDMGLVDFEEPFAALLNQGMVGMNGSAMSKSRGNLVRLSEQLDEYGVDAIRLTMAFAAPPEDDIDWADVSPTGSAKFLARAWRLARDVTSEPGVDPETGDAKLRAVTHRTLADCAELVEHFRFNVVVARVMELVNATRKAIDSGAGPADPAVREAAEAVAILLSLFAPYCAEDMWAMLGHENVALAGYPAWDEALLVQESVTCVVQIRGKVRARLEVPPSIDEHALRELALAEPVIVRALDGAEVRTVIVRAPGLVNIVPV